AAAAAAGGGCTACCTAGATGTCGGCACGACGGTCATCAAGGACGGAGCCATTAACCGCTCGCTCTGGGCCTACATGGCCAATCCCAAAGAGGAACGAGACAAGTACGATGCCGAGACCGATACCACGATGACCCTGCTGCGCTTCCGGCGTGCGTCAGACGGCAAGAATGTGGGAGTTCTCACCTGGTTCCCCGTCCACGGTACCTCACTCCTAGGTAATAACACCCATGCTGCGGCGGACAATaagggcgtggcggcgtggaTGCTCGAGGAAGCCGTCAAGGGTGATAGCTCGACCGCCGATGGGTTCGTGGCGGGCTTCAGCCAGGCCAACGTCGGGGATACAACGCCCAACGTCCTCGGGGCGTactgcgacgacggctccggGCAGCAGTGCAGCTTGGAGAACAGCACCTGTGCGGACGGGAAGTCGCAGAGCtgtcacggccgcggccccgaGTTTCGggccgtcgacctcggcgtcaAGAGCTGTTACGAAATGGGTCGCCGACAGTATGCCGGGGCCAAGACTATCTATGTGAGTCTCCCAGTTAGCATTGTCCCGTGAGGCCTCGAGTGAGACTAACGCGTGCCGTGCGTGTTAAGGACTCTCTGGACTCGTCAGGGACGCCCATTGTGGGCTCCACGGTCAAAGCCTTCCACTTCTTCCACGACATGAGGTTCTGGGAGTTCACGCTGCCCAAcggcaagacgggcaagacgTGCCCTGCCGCGCTGGGATACTCGTTTGCCGCCGGCACGTCGGACTGGCCTGGCGCGTTTGACTTCACGCAGGGCGACTCGGGCGAGCCTAACGCGAATCCCATATGGAAGGTCGTGTCGGGTCTGCTGAGGACTCCCTCCGCGGAGCAAAAGGAATGCCAAGGCTCCAAGCCCATCcttctcgacgtcggcgagaTGGATGTCCCGTACGCCTGGACCCCCAACATTGTCGACGTGCAGACGCTCCGCGTGGGCCagctcctcatcgtcgtcagcccCAGCGAggccacgacgatgagcgGCCGCCGGTGGAAGGCTGCAGTGGCCCGGGAGGCGGCCACGttcctcgacaaggaccCCATTGTGGTGCTCGGCGGGCCGGCCAACAGCTACTCGCACTACTGTGCGACGCCCGAGGAGTACGAAGTCCAGCGCTACGAGGGCGCCTCGACGCTCTTCGGCCCgcacgagctcgacgcctACATCAACCTCACGGTCAGCAACATGCACTACCTCCGCCCGGACGCGACGATTACGCCCGCCCAAGgcacgctgccgcccgacAACCGCGGCAAGTCGCTGTCCTTTATCCCCGGCGTCGTGCAGGACAACCACCCGCCCAGCTCCGACTTCGGCCACGCCatccgccagcccgccgcgtcgtaccaggtcggcgccgtcgtcaacgtcaccTTTCAGGGCGCCAACCCGCGCAACAAcctgcgcctcgagggcaCCTACGCTGCCGTGgagcggcaaggcggcggtggcgacgatgactgGACCCAggtggccgacgacaacgactgGTTCCTCGTGTACacgtggcggcggacgaATTGGCTGCTAGGGTACAGCGAGGTCGACATTACATGGGAGACGACGTCGGGCAACGCGAAGCCCGGCACCTACCGCCTCAGGTACTATGGCGACGCGAAGCCCCTGATTGGCAGCGTCAAGTCGTTTGAAGGCACGAGCAGCCCCTTTAAGCTGACGTAGAGGATGAGCTTGggtagtggtggtgccggcggcggcggcggtagctGCTGGATGTGAGGCTACATGTACATAGGGAGATGGATGGTGCTTGAACATCTGTGCTATTGTTGCTGCGCTGGCAGGTGGGggggcggcaacgacgagaaTACCGAGGATATACGGAGCACCGTACtaaagtacgtacgtacagtagACTGTACGAGGTTAATTATGACAATTTTGGCCCACAGTCCAGTTCAAAAGCATAAACGGGTGCGGAAGATGACGCCCTGGGCGAGGCGGTTTGCATGGATTCGGCcattgcttgcttgcttgcttgcttgcttgtttgTTTGCTCCCACAAGCAACATGGAACCAGAAaaagagggcggcgggaggggggtcGTCTCGTGTCATCAGGGGGCTCTTTGTCCAACCGTCAGTCGCACACACTGCACACTGCACACTGCACgcagtacatacatacgtcGTACATGCACGCAGCCCCTCCAATTCCTAGTAGTAGATACTTCGAGGCACGACAAACGtggagcgtcgtcgtcgtcgtcatcatcgcccgtCGTCCAACTCATCGAGTGCTGCTGCGAATGTTACAACGCGCAGCCAATGGCTTccggcgatgatgggcggcccgggccccccctcctcgcgcccgcgcaaTCTCACGTACATGTTACCAGTCGCGCGCAGCaaaggcgcagcagcaacagagcagcagcggcggcggcggcagcagccaggcccgtcccccccccggcccctcGACCGACCGCTCtaaccaccaccacaaccacgCGACCAACACGGCAGCGCACCACGTATGGTACTTGGTATATGTAAGGAGTACCTAAACATGCCCACACGGCGTGCGTATATTTGTATGTGCAAGAAAGGTGAAAAGGGGCGCTGTCCAGGAGCCGAAGGTGCCGAGAACCTACGGGGTCCGTTGGGCGGCCTGGTCCGGAAGCCAGGGACACAACGCGGACGTACATACTTTGTACATGTGTGCGCGTTCGGTGACACCGTCACTTCTCGGTCCACCCTCACATCCCGTCTCACCTCTCAAGCCCCACCCAAAGAAGAGACGGGGGCAAGTGACGCTTCTGCAGCCCATGTTCGTGCGTGGCTCCTCCGCAGGGGTGCACTACGTAcagtagcagtagtactCGTAGTAGAGTGGAGTGCCCGCGCACTTGCTTCTCGAGACGTGGGCAAAGCACAACAAAATCTAGCGGATGCGGGAAGAGGACGAAAAGGTGATGGACAGACCCAAGGATGGCATCGGCGCGACTTGGCGGTGAGGAAATCTTCCGAGCCCATCCGTCACTAACCAGTCGGACGCGGGGCCAAGATGCCCGTCGGCAACTAGTCCACAGCGTTAAGTTACCATCAGCCTCCTCCGAGGCATATGCCGACagccgctcgcgccgccaagcaAGAACCCTTCCCGGCAGTTCTGAGACGAAACGCACCTCCCTCTCAACGGCCGCAAGGCCGACATGTGGACTTCAGTCATCAGCTCGTCATGGGTGGTGCGCATGCAACATAGGTACTTACCTGAACTACCGGCTGCTCATACGAACTTGTATGTAAAGCAAGGTACCTGGGTCCTGCAGAAGCAAGACTGGCGGCTCAACCAGGTTGACGGCGCGCTCAAACCAGGTaggcggcgctcgagtatccttggccttgacccacagccgccgcccgtcatTGACGACGCAAGGCATGGCGCTGGATCTGGACTATCCCAATGCGGTCTTCCCATCGGCTCGTGGTCGGCACCTTACCGGGGCAAAAGGGTCGCGCTCGTGATTTCGTCTTTAATATGATGTATCAAGGCTGCAAAAGCCTGGTTGGCTATCCGCAGTTCTGATGGCTAATGGTGAGAAAAAAAGTAGGAAACATTTGCCGGCATTCCTTCTGGCCCGTTTCGATCGTGAGGCGAACGGAGTCCCTCGGAAGCGGATGTCATATTGCTCACACATTCATTGTCAAGCAGTTGCTGTCCGGCCGCTCTCAGAATGGGCAACTTGTCCGAAGTCGCATTGCACGTATTCGGGTTCAACCCAGGCCGAGAGCAGCTTCATTAGAGCGGCGCTTCAACCTCTCGCGAAGGCCCCGACTGGTCTGCAGGGACTTTCTTAGGCTTGGGTTAGTGGCTGCGAATCGTGACATTGGTAGCTGTTGAGCGGAAACACCTGCTAAATGGGGAGGCTATGGGTGAGTTCAGCTGGGGTTAATTGAGCCCTGCCTGGCCGCATGTTGCTGTACTGCGGCCAAGGCGTTGCTGTGAAACTTATGGCGGCTGAGACTGGGCTTGATAAACCCGGTGAACGGTATCGTAAAGATCGCTGTCGCTCAGGCAGCGACGAGCCTTGTTTGCTTGCGTGGGTTGTTCAGTGTGTAGAGACATTGCACTGCCTACATGGCCAATGCAAGATGAGATCGCGCCAAGCATTTGCAGTGTGCACGTACGAAGTGGTACTTTGTTCCATCTCGTGGCCGGCTTGTTCCTCCAGTGCTTGGGCTGTGACCGCCATGACACCGCGTGTGCGAATGAGCCAACGTCTTAAGTCATCGAGCCTGACTGCAGGCCTAACAAGTGCGCCTGGGCGACAGTCAGGGGTGGCAAGCGCCCTACGTCGAAGATAAGATCAGGCCGTCAGCGCATGCACAGATTCCTTTTCGCTTTCTTCGTGCCTTCGCAACGCACCTCAAATTACCGCTCCGCTGGGACGGGTCAGATCATGCTTCTAAAGAAGCAATTCCAGGTGTTGGATCAACGAATTGTATGGTGCGATCTGTTTCCACTTGTGGTGCTAGGACGGGGTTGGGAACAGGGGAGCTGTATAGAACCGCCTTCGCAATGCCCCCTTGGCCTCGTCACTAAGACAACTTTTTTCTTGGGCTCGCTTTGCTGTGCAGCGATGCGGTCGGATCCGCTCAAGTCCAGACATGGTTAGTCTTTGGCTACAAGTAGGTCAGTACTCTATAGTCTGGAGCGCACAAGAGCTTGGTGAAACTTTGCGCGCTCACACAAGTGACGCTGTCCTGATCGTCGGAGGATGGTTGGGGGCACTCACCAAGACAGACGGTGGTTTCGAAGGAAGGCTGCTCCAACTGCAGCAGCGTTCGAACCCTGTCTGTCATTTGCGCAGAGTGCGGCTGGCTGCATGGTAACGCACGCTCGAGGCAAGTGTTGGGTGTCCCGGGACACTTTTCATGCCAGTGACCCATCGAGATGTCGGTCAGCGATGCGCCGGGCACTAACCTACCCGCACCTGCCGCAGTGGAAACTCAAGTGGAAAGGCTGTGCATTCTGCGCTCTTTAGCTGCGGTTTCGGAACCTCGCGGTGAGAAGCTTACCATGCTCGCGTCGGTGGGTATACAAAAGCATGGGGCAGTGATGTGCACGATGGTGTAATCCAGTAGCCAAAACAGGGCTATAAGTCCCGGACCGCGCAAGCAAATGACAGGTCCCTTCCGATACCCGTATCATTCAGCCAAGAGATGGCACGCTCAAGACTCGTTCGTTAATGTGGCAATAGAATGAGTCAAAGATGGAGGCCTGCAAATGAAGCACTACCGCGAGGGCTGTCGGTCGCCTCACCGGAGAGGGCTGCCCTCACGGAAACGATGACTTGGTGCTTGTTTGGACAAGGAGGAAAGAGGAAACAAGACGACTGGGCATTTCGTGAAAGTGAAGCGAGGGAAATCGTGATGCCACGTAGCTAAATTATGTACGTCCACGATAGGGGATTGAGCTTGCTCGGGGACGGTAAGGTACTCACTCATAAGGCATTGCACCTTCCATCGCAGCCGCATCTGCTATCTGCCACTTCGGTGGTGGGACTGTAGGTAGGTGGTGCTTCGTACAGTAGCACGAGACAGAGTTGGGGGGTAGCCTGGCTTGGGTTGCCCGTTTGTTTGTACCCAACACCAGCTCAACGTCTGCTGCACAGGCCAGGAATGGTGCGTGAGTTGTGGtggacgcaggcggcggggctgGCCGGGGAAGGAGCCGCTGGATGGGTGGGTGCCTACTGCCTGCACCGGTCATTGCTCCTTCCCGTCCGCAGTTTAGAAGGAGACGCCCTGGTTTTGTTCACCGGTGTGCCGCTAGCAATCCGGACCGGGCACCAGTCATGGGATTTCTTCGCGGAGGCCGTGGTCGACAGGACTCATAATGACGCAAATTCACTGCCCCTTGCCAGCCGTGACAAGAAGATCCGTGTACTTCATATTCGTACAACGTAGACGGACAGCCCAAGCCCGTTCCACGGCCCCccgggccgcggccacgatcTTAGTCCCAGATCTGGCCGGCAATAGCCACACCGCCGTCGCGTTAGCGCAGCTTGCAAGCCGAGCAGCGTACCAACAAGGCAGGCTCAACAAGGCGGGTTCGCTCGCGCGTGGGGTGCAGCTCGATGTGGCGGTCCTGGCGGGTGCACGACGTGGACATTGGCTTGGGACCATGCCCAAAGCTCTGGTGGCCACTTCCTACCTTACCAAGTTGACTTGCCCCAAgtcgaggcgggcaggcgcgaCATCTACctccgaggacgagcaagTGCCGAAGCTAAGGTCCTCGGGAGGTACCTCCCGTGCCTTGATTCGCTTTCCTCACACGACTGTTCTAGTACGccgtacctaccttatgAAGTACTCTGTAGTCATGAACCCTTTccctgctggctggcctggtcGTACGATGCGGCCGGTGTGCCGGCACACGAGCAACGGCCGGGCAGGCGCCATCGTGCACCCCTGTGTCCTTCCATTTGCGTCCATGTGCCCCTTGGCCCCTTTGCCCCTGTGCCCGGCTCCGGTGGCTCTgtgcctcgccagccagcgccatgtcctcgctcgcccttcCTAGATCGGCTGGAGGCGCCTCCCGCTCCCTCCAGCGTCGTTGGCTGCTTTCCATCACAGCCGTCAATTGTCAGTCCGCCCTCGTGATCGATCCCATCACGTCCCTTGTCGCCTCCAAAAAGAAAGGCCGCCGCTCTGCCTCGCCTTACCTGACGGCCTGAGATGGGGACGTGACAAACTCTTTTCCCACCCCGAGGTCTGCATGCTTTGGCAAAGTCCGGCTCTGTGCGGGTAGGCGAGGCGACGTGCGGGCACATGGGACGATAGCATTAGTAGTCAAGAAATCCTCCTACTAGAGTTGCACCAAGCTCTCCAGGCCGTACCACCTACGGACGGACGACCTTGACTCCCCGCTTGCCATGACTGTGCAATGTCTCAGTATTCTACTCCATATACTTTCGGAATGTGAGGCTCGCGGGCCGGCTGACTACCTAGTTCCCACTAGAGACGGGGCGCTGCGGACCGCTTCATGCTTGTTAGCCCGATCTATCATGCGGTTCTCGATAAAAAGCTGCAGGGCCAGGTACACCTCGTCCGCTTTCGCGTACCTCATCCAACGGCTAGACTCGAACGCGCCTGATTGCATCTTTGCTTGGTGCATTGGTACTGCTTCTTGCGAAATGGGCCGCCCTGCTGACACTCGCCCGTTGTTTCTTTGTTCTGCTTCCGCAGCGGCTTCTAGGTGATTTGGGTAGAGCCTGCGCCAGCGCAAGGACCACGCGACTGAAGCGCTTGGAGCAGCCCCTAAATTGTAACCTtcgggctggctgggaccGTGCGGCGCTGGTTATCCCAGCCGTCATCCCGTACTCCCCTACTTCGTACCCGCACCCCGATCGGCGAGTATTGCATCTGTAAGGCCACAAAACCCTTTGGCACCTGGAGTGGCCCTCACTCTCTAGCGAAATCAAGCCGATAGTCTCATGAGTATTCTCCACatggtacagtatacgtcGAGTTGCTCCCCTGAGCATGGCTAACGGCTACAATCCGTTCACTACATACTACGGACCGCGGAGCGGCAGGTAAAGATTCGACGAGTCCTTGGTCGACACCGCTAGCCCCCTTCCCGCAACAGCCTGGGAGAAGTCTCCTCTCTGGCTTCATGCTGGATGTAAGCCGTGTAACGGGGGGGTTTCCCCGTAATGGTGGACCATCCCATGGCCACGGAGACACCAGTTCAGTCAACGCCCAACGACAATCGCCGCAATGCCGCATGCTGTGTAGCATAAGCCACCAGGTACGGGTAACGTCGACGCATGGATTTGCCAGCGCGTTGGGCTCCCACATCTGACTACCTAGTTGATCAGGTCATCCCCCCCGTTCCCTGAGGCGTGCTGGCCCATCGCGCCGACTGACACGGAAAGCTCAGTCACCTGCAAGTCAACTGTCACTgcggctccagcagcacgcTCTCTGCTTTTCATCTAAGAGGGCGTGTGGTCCAGGCCTCGTGCACCACGTCTGCCCGCCACCGTAGCACCGAGTGTGGTGGTCGGTGACCGAGCGACGTCCCCTGGAAAGGCGTGATAACCGCACGGCACGGGGGAGATGCAACAGCACCATTCCTTGGACGCAAATCCTGACTGCATACCCAAGGTACTCGTAGGGagccaagcccgcccgctTGACCTGCCCCAGGGCCTCCGTTCGCAAGTAATGCCAAAGAGCACCCTACCTATCAGCCCCCTTGTCAGAGAACGCCCTGTCCTGGCAGAGACCACGCTCCACGGCGAGCCCGTGCCCACCCTCCACAGCTGCATTCAAGGaccaacggccgccgccacggagaAGGGAATCCTTGTCCAGGGCAGGCCCGATGCTTTTCATGGTGGCTTGAACCACTTCGTCCCTCGGGACTCCATCCCTTCTGTgcatgctcgccgtcgcctcggctGCGCTTCCGCCTGCCGTCCACCTCCAGCTCACTACGTATTCTCTTCCTGCGTGATGTGAAGTgacctctccctccctccacacCACCCTCCACCGCCTGTCGTGGTGCACAGGTCCAGAGTACCTCGCAGCTAGCTTGCAAGCCCGCATTCCGGCCAAGGGACAGATACGCAGGTGTTGATGCAGTGTCTCCCAGACGTCGTACGCTGCTGGAAGAAAAAGCAACGATGCAAGCAGTGATGCCCCGACCAAATTACACGAGGCAGCACCTCCACTATCCTGCGTCCCGACTTCCGCGTGTTTACTCTTCGTCTGGATTTGTTTGCCTTCCTTACTTTTTGGACCGATTCTGGATCAATGCCGCCTCGCTGCAGACAGGCGCTGCTCGTGGAGGTACATCGGCACTCTCGTCCATACTTCTCTTGCCATTACCCTCTCCTCGACACTTCTCTTGGGTGAATTCCGTACCAGCCCGTCTGCCGTTCTGTTGATGCAGTCTACCGTGCTCGTTCCAGATCTCAACCCGCCGTCTCAGAACCATC
This sequence is a window from Purpureocillium takamizusanense chromosome 8, complete sequence. Protein-coding genes within it:
- a CDS encoding Ceramidase (EggNog:ENOG503NWTU~COG:T~SECRETED:SignalP(1-40~SECRETED:cutsite=ARG-AT~SECRETED:prob=0.4398)); translated protein: MRQGDAIKTRGRCLAFKVDCFRTTRGGAYTTHLGQLVKSTARRRDELGGIRMAVFRPLGAGHRASPGHGGIFSMLTLVLLPLLFFSTFARGATAPGDKYLVGVGKADITGPVVEVGFAGYANTDQVGTGLRQRLHSRAFIVADVKNPKDRFVYLVLDAQSGDTAVRYGVLDGLKALGSEYDVYGHNNLALTGTHSHAGPGAWFNYLLPQVTTLGFNEQSYQALVDGAVLSIKRAHESLQEGYLDVGTTVIKDGAINRSLWAYMANPKEERDKYDAETDTTMTLLRFRRASDGKNVGVLTWFPVHGTSLLGNNTHAAADNKGVAAWMLEEAVKGDSSTADGFVAGFSQANVGDTTPNVLGAYCDDGSGQQCSLENSTCADGKSQSCHGRGPEFRAVDLGVKSCYEMGRRQYAGAKTIYDSLDSSGTPIVGSTVKAFHFFHDMRFWEFTLPNGKTGKTCPAALGYSFAAGTSDWPGAFDFTQGDSGEPNANPIWKVVSGLLRTPSAEQKECQGSKPILLDVGEMDVPYAWTPNIVDVQTLRVGQLLIVVSPSEATTMSGRRWKAAVAREAATFLDKDPIVVLGGPANSYSHYCATPEEYEVQRYEGASTLFGPHELDAYINLTVSNMHYLRPDATITPAQGTLPPDNRGKSLSFIPGVVQDNHPPSSDFGHAIRQPAASYQVGAVVNVTFQGANPRNNLRLEGTYAAVERQGGGGDDDWTQVADDNDWFLVYTWRRTNWLLGYSEVDITWETTSGNAKPGTYRLRYYGDAKPLIGSVKSFEGTSSPFKLT
- a CDS encoding Ceramidase (EggNog:ENOG503NWTU~TransMembrane:1 (i71-89o)~COG:T); the protein is MAVFRPLGAGHRASPGHGGIFSMLTLVLLPLLFFSTFARGATAPGDKYLVGVGKADITGPVVEVGFAGYANTDQVGTGLRQRLHSRAFIVADVKNPKDRFVYLVLDAQSGDTAVRYGVLDGLKALGSEYDVYGHNNLALTGTHSHAGPGAWFNYLLPQVTTLGFNEQSYQALVDGAVLSIKRAHESLQEGYLDVGTTVIKDGAINRSLWAYMANPKEERDKYDAETDTTMTLLRFRRASDGKNVGVLTWFPVHGTSLLGNNTHAAADNKGVAAWMLEEAVKGDSSTADGFVAGFSQANVGDTTPNVLGAYCDDGSGQQCSLENSTCADGKSQSCHGRGPEFRAVDLGVKSCYEMGRRQYAGAKTIYDSLDSSGTPIVGSTVKAFHFFHDMRFWEFTLPNGKTGKTCPAALGYSFAAGTSDWPGAFDFTQGDSGEPNANPIWKVVSGLLRTPSAEQKECQGSKPILLDVGEMDVPYAWTPNIVDVQTLRVGQLLIVVSPSEATTMSGRRWKAAVAREAATFLDKDPIVVLGGPANSYSHYCATPEEYEVQRYEGASTLFGPHELDAYINLTVSNMHYLRPDATITPAQGTLPPDNRGKSLSFIPGVVQDNHPPSSDFGHAIRQPAASYQVGAVVNVTFQGANPRNNLRLEGTYAAVERQGGGGDDDWTQVADDNDWFLVYTWRRTNWLLGYSEVDITWETTSGNAKPGTYRLRYYGDAKPLIGSVKSFEGTSSPFKLT